The Komagataella phaffii GS115 chromosome 4, complete sequence genome includes the window TTAGGAAGACCTGTATATTTCCCACTAGTAGGATCGAACCCGACATGAGTTTTATGTGTGAAATTGGTAGGTTTGGAGACAGGAGTACCACCTCCCGAGTTTATTGGGCATTTGGCCATAATGACATCTATCCAATCATAAAGCTCTTGGTCTGTTTTGAATGACACGTATAGATGCTTATCATTGGAGTTgctaatttcaaaacaatGAGAACGAATTTGGTTTCTTACCAAGTTTGCAACGTTCAAGTAAGGGATGCTATAGGACAACTCGTCTTGCCGTTTATTCTCACTCTTATAAAAGTCTAATGAggattctccaagaaacaTAAGTCGCTTGGACCATCTGAAGGACATTAAGGAGTCACCTTCCTTGATGTTAACCCATGTTTGGCGCCTTTTCAAGTCGATTTTGGTGTGATAATACGGATAGTTTGAATTTGCGGAGCCTTCAGAAGAATTACTTCCACTCTTAAGGTGGGCATGATAATCCTGTGCTGGTGCTGGAGGAGCTCTTCCTGGATTAGAGAAAGCATCTGAAGGGAAGTACTCTGTAGCGGAGAAAGACATATGGACTTTTgtgttttatttttctgaCGCTATTAGTTTCTTTGCAGTAAGAAGTCAGCACTGTTGTTTCAAActtcagcttttcaaaTGGGGAGAATGAAGGGGGGGATATGGAAAAGAAGGCAGGTTGTGAAGGATAAAGCAGCAGAACTCACAGTATACTCTCAATTCTAGAAATCAGATAAAACTTCAAACTGAAACGTGTAGCTCTCCGACTTTACGTGCAAGGAAGAGATGAGGGTAATAAATTTAAAATCGGAGTTGTTGACGTCTTTAACCCAATCGGGCTCGATACACTATCTGGAAACGCGGTTTAGCCTGATACTCGTGTGGTGGAAGGGGTTATTTTAATTTTGCAGGACTAATCCCAATGCGGAAATTTCACCTAGACTGCGTTTGTTTCACCGAAAACAACcttgatttgaaatttgaaagGTTGTGGAGTTCGAAGGAGTTGCCTTGCATGAAATAAATTGGAAGCATAGTTGCAGCCCAATAGGGATGTTTGATGATACAGACATCAATGGTTTGCAAACTTATATGACTAGATGTTGGATGGCCTGTATATGGTGCCTCTACTTTTTGCTTACTAGACTAAGTTAGTGGGTTGGTTAGAGTGTACATGGTGTCAGAACGATCTATCAGTTTACAGCAGACACTAAGTAAGGGCTAAGGAGCGTTTACCTAAGGCGTCAAAGAACGGAAGGTTATTCTAGGAAGGATCTGTGTCCTGTCTAAGCTTTAGATTACACACGGATATCTATTATGTGCAAGAAGTTTCCGCCATAAACCTCGAATAACCGAATAACCGCTCATATCCGAAAGTAACCGCACATTTCCGCTATGGGGGGAGAACATTCACCTAGCTTATCCGTAACAAGATCATGAGGCATTAGCAAAATCTTCATGTGTACTGTGGTATATATAGACCTGTATTATCCTTCCGTAAAGTCATTCAAACCAATTTCAAGATGGCCCCAGTTAAACAAGACTTTAACATAGACGTTCAAACAATCGAGAACACTGACATCTCTTTGTCTGAATACATATATCTTAGGATAGCCCAATTGGGTGTCAAGTCGATCTTTGGTGTCCCAGGTGACTTCAACCTGAATCTTGTGGATGAACTAGACAAAGTTCCCCAATTGAAATGGATAGGATGTTGTAATGAGCTAAATGCCACTTATGCTGCTGACGGCTATGCAAAAGCATCAGGAACGATAGGCGTTGTGGTCACTACTTATGGTGTGGGTGAGCTAAGCGCCATCAACGGTATAGCAGGAGCATTCGCCGAATATGCTCCTGTTCTTCACATTGTAGGCACCTCCGCTATGGCAACAAAACGACTTGAACATGTGCACAACATTCATCATCTTGCAGGGTCTAAGAATTTCTTGGATAGACCAGACCATTATATATACGAAAAAATGGTTGATGACATCTGCATTGTCAAAGAGTCTTTAAGCGAGATCGAAAATGCCTGTGGCCAGATAGATAATGCCATCGTACAGACTTATCTGCTTTCCAGACCAGGATACCTATTTTTACCTAGAAATATGGCCACTATGAAAGTTCCAAGAGAAAGGCTATTCAACCAACCATTAGCCTTGGAAAGAGTTGATCTTCACCCCGGTGAAACGCTACAAGTTGTTGAGAAgatcttggaaaagttcTATCATGCAAAAGAACCGGCCTTGATTGTGGATTATTTAACCAGACCCTTTAGAATGATGGAAAACTGCTCCAAGTTGATCGGTGCTTTGGAGAATAAAGTCAACATTTTCAGCAGACCAATGTCCAAAGGCTTTGTCGATGAGAGCCACCCAAGATATATTGGCTGTTATATTGGAAAACAATCCAAGCACCCAAGTACTAGTGATATTCTAGAAAAAAAGAGCGATTTCATTCTGAGTGTGGGAACgtttgatgttgaaacGAATAACGGAGGCTTCACATCCAAGCTTCCCCAAGAACATTTGGTGGAATTGAACCCTCATTTTACTCGTGTTGGAACTCAATGCTTTTCAAATGTTAACATGTGCCATGTCCTCCCACTCCTGGCAAGTAAGCTGAGAGGTGATTTGATCAGCATGGCCACAGTTCATCCAAATGATTTCAGCCtcagaaagaaagaaaaggcaCAGGATAAAATGAAGGCTCTCAACCAGAGCCATCTTGTAAAATCTACAGAGCTACTCCTAAATGCAAACGACACTTTGATAGTTGAAACTTGCTCATTTATGTTTGCAGTTCCAGATATCGCGTTCCCTAACAATACACAATTTATCAGTCAGTCATTCTACAACTCCATAGGATACGCACTTCCCGCCACCTTGGGTGTCAGCATTGCAAAGCGTGATTTCAGAAAACCAGGAAAAGTCGTACTTATTCAAGGGGATGGCTCTGCTCAAATGACCATTCAAGAACTGGCTACCATGGTCAGACAAAAGGTCAAACCCACCATTTTACTCCTCAACAACGAAGGATACACAGTTGAACGAATGATTCTAGGTCCAACCAAAGAATATAACGATATAGCTCCTAATTGGGATTGGACTGGAATGCTGAGAGCATTCGGCGATATACGTGGCCATTCCAAGAGCATCTCAATTGACACATGTGGTAGATTAGATAAGCTCGTTCAAACTCGAGAGTTTCAAGAACCTACACACCTAAATTTTGTGGAACTTATCTTGGGCAGAATGGACGCCCCGGAAAGGTTTGCCAATATGGTAAAAGAAATTGCTAACTTAGAGCACGCAAGTAAAAGTATTCATTAGTAATTAAAATAAGACTACAGATCACGTGCCGTAAAGGGTAAAACCTGGCCGAGGGCCAGCCTTATCATGGGTGTTTTTTATCTTGTCAAATGCGTATTATATTTGCTCCTCGCTCGCCCGTTTGGCTTCTCCTCTCTAATCTCCACGTGACCCAAAACCTGACGTCTAATAGTACCCCACATTTGACCCCCTGATGTTGAGTTGAGTCATCCATCACAGAACCAACCAGCTAAGAGTTTGGCTTCCCGGAAAAATTTCCCGTCCACCGTCTCCGTCTCGTAAACTCTTCTTTAAAGGGTGGTGTTTATCGTCGATTGACTCAGTGATTAGCCTTTGCCCTTTTTCTCTCGATAGGGAAAAACCTCGCGACCAAAAAAAGCTATCGATCCCTCTTTCCTTAATCTctcctttttttttattgatAGCCCCAGTGTTTACTAGCAAACTCTGACTATTTATaaacttgaaacagaaacacAATGAAGCAAACGTATTACGATCCAAAGGTAGCTGAGCCAATTGGATCCGAGTCAATGGATGATAGTAAGCTGGACGACATGGTTCAATCGTTGCCCCCAGTTGACCCTTTGTTAGATACTCCCTTCCCGTTCAGGAGTGCAGACGTGGAACAAGGTGACACGTTTGCCACAGAGAACAACGCTGGGCCTACGCAGTCCGCAAGGACTAACGTGAACTTCTTGCCCCCACATCAATCATTGTTCGATGCCTTACAGAGCTCTAACCTGAACATGGTTGAGGAGATTGACCCTTTGAGACGAAGCAACCAACCGGAAGAATGTTCCCCTTCTTGTTGGAACCAGGAGTTCTCCGTGACTGCGTGGCAAATGGTCCACCGAGACGATGTGAAGTtgcaaaatctttggaccCACACAAAAATGTACGGAACAGGCAGTAGACGTGTTCCAGGTACGGGGAACGGTGAATCAGTGCTGTCCAGCTCAGAGTACGAGGAGACCGACCTTCCAGATACCCCTCTCCTCAACGAAGACGATATAGAAGAGCGGAACGAACATGATACTATTCTGATGATTGCAGAAGAtgagaatttgaaagacaCCGCCACCGTGAGTTCCGGCAGACAGTCTTCATTTGTGATGCCAAAAGTATCGCTTCCGGATTCAGGTGCCTCCAACTCCAAGTCAATAAGCTGGAATGGTAAACATGCTAGGATCAAAGTGCAAGTGGTCGGGAACTGTGCCGAGAGATTATTAGCACGTTTGATACCCTATCGAAAGACGTTATGGATGTTGGACTTTGTCGAAAGCGGAGCCGATATTCTGGTCttgcttttgaacaagGATAATGTTGTACTTCCTCGGATATTGAATAAACCCTTTCTGCCAATAATAATTAAGGATGACGATGCAGAATTCAGTTCATCGATAGACACCACCTCATTATTTGATAATTATAATACTAAGAGCACGGcaagatcatcatcatcatcaattaTTTCGGAGCCATTGGAACTGAAGTCTATAGACGATGATCTGTTTGACATAATCCACGCTCTTTCAAATATGGAGCTGGATTTCTGTGGCGAAGAATCTTTCCAGCACATTAGCACACAAACGTCCACCATAGCTTCCTCCAAACAAGCAAGATCTAGAAGGTCTTCGTCCAGACTTGCACAGCGCCGTAAGCTTCACAAGCAGACACAAATGAGCCAGTCTCGTGAAAAGCGGTCTCACCAACGATGCAGTTATGAGTATATCAACTGGATAAGACGACAGCTTACCCTTGGCCTTACATTGGGCTTGATATCCATTTCTTACTGTATCTGGTCGTTCAGTAGTGATCACAACAAGTTACATGGCTATCACCATATGAACGGAGTGTGGATGCGCTGCACTGTATAGCTACATAACAGttttaattttttcaaccttttCGAAGGTTAGATAATTTCACCTCCTTGTACGAAAAAAATCTCACCTGTTCCCCGTTTGCTCCTTCGCGAAGCTAGTTTCTTTTTAGATCTCTACTCAAACCTTCTTGCAATAAATAAACACACCAATCAGCAACTATGCGTCGCCTTAAGCTAAGTATTAGAACTCAGCTAATACTGCTAGTGTGTATGGTGGCCATATTATCGCTGGTCATATTGGCTTGTATCACCGGTGTGTATTTCACCTCGAATCTTACCAGTGCAAGAAGTGAAAGATTGGAAGTCATTTCTGAGCTTAAGGTATCAGAGCTGTTACAAAGTTTCACTAATTTGTACTACCAGGCCTTTTGGCTCTCAACAAGGGATACATTGGAGGACTCGTTGATATCTTCGAAAGTGGGTAACTCGTCTGCTGACACGTCCACAGCAGCTTCGGCTACGATACAAAGTTTTCTCAATTCAAATGAAGATTTCTTACAGTGCAAGCTTTATTCCGTCAATTTTGACACACTTTCATTTGTTGAAACCTCAAGGGACCTAGCAGGTAATATCACGTCAATGACACCATCTCTTTTCCCGTTGGATGAACCTACTCCGGCTGTGTTGCAGGTTTTGGGGAGTTACGGTGGGTACCTTGCAGGCCCTTCTAATAACGGCTCGGCATTTTTCGTCTCCTTGACGTTACCAATATACATAAATTCCTCCATTATCATCGACTCACCAGAGCTTTCTGGGTACTTGACTGTCATGTCACTGGCTAATAGTTTGATGTCTGCCACAAGTTATTCTACGGTGCTGGACGCCGCTGACATTTCTTTCACACAATTAATACTAAATCCACAGAATGCAAGCATCATACTTGGATTTAAATATGTGTTTCCACCATATGGGCATGACATAGATTCTGTCGACGTTCTATATCCTCTTGATGATTATGCACCAGTTTATCAGCTTAACCAACGTCAATATACTGCTGATGGCACGTTAATTTCAACAAACAACCTGGGTTCCTCATCCAAGATTAAGAATCCATTTGGTGAATCTGTGGCTGTGGGATACTCTAAAGCCGATCTTTATTTTGCAAATTGGACTGTTATTGTGGAACAGTCACGATCTTCATTCATGGCGCCAATCGTAAAGTTTAGAAACATCATTATAGGAGTGTCTATTGGAATGGCTGCTTTCTTCTGTCTTATAACGTTTCCATTGGCTCATTGGGGAGTACGCCCAATATTGCGATTACAGAAAGCTTCAGAGGCGATCACCAGAGGCTGGGGGCTACGTACCGGGAAGGATAAGAGGCAAACGCCTGACAGGTATACGCCTTATGCATCAATGACACctgtttccaattctttccCTAACGACACTGATCCTAACTCTAGATCTTCCACAACCTCAAAAGAACACAGTTTTTTCATTCCAGAAAGGATCCCAGAAAAGAatagatttttcaaagatgagcTTTCTGAGTTGACAAACGCATTTAATACCATGACTGAAGAGCTCTACATGCAATATACTCATCTTGAAGATAGGGTCAAAGCTAGGACTAAAGAATTAGAAGTGGCAAAGATTGCCGCGGAAGCAGCTAATGAGGCGAAGACAGTATTCATTGCAAATATCTCACATGAGCTACGAACTCCTCTTAATGGTATCTTAGGAATGACTACGATAGCAACAGAATACACAGATATAGGCATGATCAAggattctttgaaagttaTTTACAGAAGTGGAGAGTTACTGCTTCATATTCTTACTGAACTGCTGacattttccaagaatacACTAAACCGATCCAAATTAAATAAGAAAAACTTTCAGATCATGGATGTGGCATTGCAGATAAAATCCATTTTTGgcaaaatatcaaaagatcaacaCGTTAACTTGATTATCTTCGTCAAACCCAAccttttgagaaatatGATACTTTATGGAGATGCCAACAGAATTATCCAAGTAGTTATGAACCTGGTTGGCAATGCTCTGAAGTTCACGCCTGAAGATGGTACAGTTTCCCTACAAATAAAGGTCGTGGGTGAGTATGACCGTGAGCGCTCCAAGAGGCATGATTATGGCTACGTTTTTGTAAAGAATCCGCATCATAAGTGTGCACCTTCAATTTCTACAGGGAGCCATGTTAAATCAGACAGCAAAGATCAAAGCATATCTCACctcaaagttgatgaagaatctCCTTCTACCCCCAATACACCGAATACGCCAACATCTGTGATGCTTAATACGAAAAGAAGACTTTTGCAAGTCACAGGACGGAACAAACCCAATGACACAAATTTACAGGATCTACACAGTGATTTAAATCCTGAAATCACTTTCCATaatgagaaagaagaattttCAGATTGTGGAGATTCTATCACTTTACATACTTTAGACAGCTCAGACTATGTTAAAGTTGTATCAGGCTTTCAAAAGGAGGGTCACGGTGAACAATTATCGAATGACTATTCTTCAGATACTAATGTGGAAGCAACAGGAACTGAGCTTAACTCAAAGGATGATGACAATACCGACGATTCTATTTTTGATAAGGGTGGTAGCCGAAGGTTGGATGCTCCAAGAGAATGGACAATTGAAATCACCGTGCAAGACACCGGAACTGGAATCAGTGAAGAACTGCAAGAAAGAGTCTTTGAGCCATTTGTTCAAGGAGACCAAACTCTTTCTAGATCGCATGGTGGTACCGGTTTGGGATTGTCGATCTGTAAACAACTGGCGAAAATGATGAAAGGTACCCTGACTCTGCAAAGTAAGTTAGGAGAAGGTAGTAAGTTCACTTTTAGGTTTCCGATTACTCAAACTGGTGAGGTTTTCAATGAGGGAGAAGATCAAACTTTCAATGACGAATTCAATGAAGACAGCAAAGTGAACAGAAGGGTGAGCTTTATGGAGCcaaaatttgaagcagatgaagaagtCGAAGATGAGGATGCAGATGAGGATGATGTATTTGAATTATCAGGGGAGAACATCTGTAATAGTACTGTAACTGCGGACACCGAATTAACTAATAAGAACAACAAAGACCTTAATAATCACAATAATGGACAATTACCTGACAACATTAAAGAGGAggatgaatttgaagaaatagaCGGAGACGCTGCAAAAGTTGAAGCCAAATCGATGGATGGAAATAGCCCCTCCAATTCGTCACCAAAACTCCTGAATATTTCATCGAAAAGCATCAAACAGAATAGAGCCAATGCGGAGAGTTTGACCTTGAAACTTGATGGAACCtcagagaagaaaacaCCTGCCTCAGCAGAGAAAACCAAAGATAGGCCTAGCTTGTCAGCAATGCCTTCTTCAGGAACACTTTCCTCACTAGGTACCAGCAATTCGGGAAACGTTTCAATTGATACCAATTTGAGGATTCTGGTAGCAGAAGATAACCAAGTGAACCAAGAAGTCATTCGAAGAATGCTGAATTTGGATGGTCTGAAGGATGTGACCATAGTGAGCAATGGTCAGGAGGCTATTAACACTATCACCGATATAACTAGCAAGGGAGGTTACTTTGATATTGTCTTCATGGATGTACAGATGCCAATTTTGGACGGGTTGAAAGCCACCCAGCATATAAGGAAGGAGTTACACTACACACACCCAATAGTTGCTCTTACTGCCTATGTAGACGAGTCAAATGTCGCCGAATGCCTCGACTCTGGAATGACTGGTTTCTTGGCTAAACCCGTTAGAAAAGTACAACTAAGAAGGCTAATTGCAGACATTTGCTCTGCTTAACTGAATTTAGAACATACTGAGGACGGCTGCAGATGTCTCCTCCGTTCAATATGCCAAAGTCCTCCACTGGGTTAATGTTAGATAGAATGAACCATAGACGTAATAAACCATTACCAACCACGTGACCAGTACAGAGGATTTTCCTCCATTCGCGGCTGTAGTTTTTCCCCTACGAAAACAAATCCTTAGAGAGCCAGAACGGAAGGAATCGTTCAGGGAACAACAAATCAGCTTTTGCACACCGTGAACCATCTCTTGTTAGGAAATGAGCAATTCTGAGCAGCAGGAATCGAATCCTGGTTCGATTGCCCATTCTTCGGACCCACATGAAGATCTGCAGCTAGATTTGCCGTCGTTGAGCTCTTTCCTCAATGTTGACCGATCTCTTTTGGAGGGAGTCAACGAGCTGCTGTTAGCACAGATCAATGtcaagttcaacaattggGAATCTCTCAAGGCAGAGAAGTTGATTGTTGACAtgaattttgaacaatttaAACATGAGTCTTCCAAGAGTTTGGATCATctcaagaaagaactgaaTGCTTCACACACAAAGAATTTGGAGACGGAGAAGTTGCTacaagaagagaaggagTCAAAGGATAAATTAACCACTGAATTAGAATCTGCGAAGACTAATATTTCAAACCAGGAGAAAGTTATTGCCAACTTGAAGTTACAGGCGGAGACAGCTTTAGATGAAAAACATTCGGTGTTTGAACTGTTGAACTCTAAGCAAAGCCAGGTAAACACTTTGAAAGCTGAACTAGATCAGCTAAGTTCCAATAACTCTTCGCTGAGAAAACAGTATTTCGAATTGGAGAACAAAAGTCAATCGCTGACCACTGAACTGTCGAGAAATAAACATGAACTTTTTGCTTTAAGTCAAGAATTAGAGCTCACAAAGAAGAATTCTGAGTGGTATGATTCCGAGCTCTCCAATAAAGTACAAGAGTTGAAACGATTGCGTCTGGAAAAAAGGGAAACAGTGTCTCAGTTGcaaaaagaattggatACGAATAGAACTGGATTTATCTCGACTAAAGCAAAATATGACAGCTTGTATGAATCATACAACAAAACAGCCACTGAATTGGACAAGGCACTAACCGATCTCAAGCGAGCTAAAGACGACTACTCTAAGAAGGAATCCGACTTTTTCAAGGAAATGTCAATTAAAGACAACCAAGTACGATTCTTAGAGGAGTCTAATGAGAATAGGAAACAGAGGATAGACGAGCTGGATTCGATCATTGCTACTTTGCAAAGCGAAGTTGATAACAACTCCAGCAAGATCAACTCCCAGCTggaggagaaggaaaaactaGTTGAAGCTCAGGAATTACAGATCCAACAGTTGAcagaaacaattgaagatcTGACAAACCAGACTGAACATAGCCACGGATTCCTGAACGAAAATGCTCAAAGAGTGTTGAAGCAATCTTCAAGCAATTTATCCTTGAGCCAACTCTACACGGATTTCCAATTAATGAAAAAGCAGCTGAGCAATGAACGaagattgaaagaaaaaatgcAAGTGCAGATTGATCATtttattgaagaactaTCGAAAAAACTTCCAATAATTGAGTCtaccaaagagaaatgCTCTTTGATGGAAAATGAACTTGTGGAGTATAGCATTCTTCTTGAGAAAACTAGATTTGAGAGGGATGATGCTAAGAGACAGGTCGCAGCTTGGAACAAGTCCATAGATGAATACGAGGATCGTATAAACTCCTTGGCGACTCAATCAGCCGACCTGAAATCCCAGGTCAGCACGCTAGTGGCTCAAATATCTTTAAAGACTGACGGTTCTTCTCCATTAACCacggaagaaaaagagctCATCAAATCATTGAACGGCAAAACTACATCTTTTGTTAACGGATCAGATACCGATAAGATAATATCTGAAAGACTTGTAAAATTCAAGGATATTAACGAACTTGTGAATAAAAATGCTGAACTAATCCAAGCGTTGAGAGAACTCGGAAAGAAATTAGAGAATCAAGAAGCGCACCAAAAAGCTAACAAGGCCACATTTGAAAGTGAAACTTTAAAGGAAGTTAGGGAAAACAACATTCGtcttgaagatgagctTAAGCAGACTCAAGAAAAACTGTTACTCATAATGAAAGAGCGAGACATGTTCCGAGATATTCATAAGTTGCAAGGTGAACCAACAGAAAGTACTCAAACCTCATCTCaatcagaaaaagaagtcGTAGCTCTCACCGAGGAATTGGATAGATCAAGAACTGAATTAGTAGTGCTGAAGAAAGAGTCTAAAGCAACCATTGAGGAACTCAACAAGCAAATCAGATCTCTGTGGGAAGCCAAGTCTGATATTAATTTACAGCTAGCTAAGGCTAATTCATCGGTAAcaattgctgaagaaaGACTAAAGGCATCGTATGAATCAAATAGATTCATTAAGCTAGAGCTTGATCAAATAAAAGGTGCTAATGAATCTCTGTCACAATCTTTGAACTCAACCGAGGAGAATAATAAGAAATTGTTCGAAGAAACTTTATCCCTCAGATCGGAGGTGTCAAATATCAACTCGGAATTGAGGAGTCTTCGGTCTGAAAAGTCAATATGGACTTcgtttcaagaaagaatcaaagacGAAAACAAACAATTGCACAACGAGAAGGCTTCGCTGAATAGTTTAGTGAACAACCTACAGTTGATGTTATCCGAAAGAGAGAATAGTTACACTGATTCCATTAAGCGCTTATCGACCTCGTTGGATTCAGCTGAAAAGGAGCTTGAAAATGCTAAGCAAAGGATTATCAATCAATCCACCGAGATATCCCTTCTAGTGAAACGGAGAGACAGCGATCTTGAAATTTTACGGGCCAGAATTGATTCCTTGACTGCAGAGTTAAGTTCAACTCGTGAATCTCTAATAAAAGAAACAGCTGCTCTGGCTCGTGCCGACCAAACGGTTGAACTTTTAAATTCTCAAGTTCGGgttctggaagagaaaatcaaaCCCATTCATGGCATAGCCTCCAGAAGATTATCAGCCACTAGCAAGGACTTAAACACCATCGAGGAGTACAAGGAAGctcttgaaaaactggaatCTGATTTGGAGATTGCTCAACAATCAGCAGATCAGTTTAAGAATGTAGCAGAAGCAGCAGAAGCAGAACTAACCAGACTTGGTTCCAGCTTTGATGAATACAAGAATGTGTATGAgaccaaattgaaagagtATTCTGAGGAGAATGGCAAgctttcatcttctaatGAAGACTTAAAACAGAGTATAGAAAAGGTCAAAGAAGAGCTCCAAGATTCAAAGACGGCCTGGGACGAGGAAAGGGGCACACTTCTAAATAAGATCACAAATTTGGAAGTAGACGCAAGCTCAGTCAATTCGTTCAAACATGACCTAGAGGCCAAAGTTGAACTACTTCAGACGGAATTGACACAACTAACGGAAGAATCAAAACTCCAGAATGATGACTtaaacaaaacaaaaagtgAAATTGATGAGCTAAACAAGGTCAACCAAGAATTAACTCTTTATAAGAATAGCACTGAGTCCCAGATTACCGAATTGACCAACAGGGCTGAAACAGCCGAAAAAGGTTTGAAAGAAGCTGAAATAAGTTGGGAAAATCAGAGGAACTTGCTGCTAGGGGAGATTAAAGAAACCAAGAATAAGATCGACGAACTAAATGTTGAAAACAGAATGCTTTTAAATCAGTTGGAGTCTGCAACGGATAGTACTGGTGGTTctcaactgaagaaaaatgacATTTTGACTGGGGACAATGACAACACCAGCCAACTGATCTCCTTCCTCAGGGACCAGAAAGATCATGTCTCACGCGAGCTTCAACAATCTCAAATGGAAGTTACTCGCCTTCGTCAGCAATTGAGCATAGCTGAGGAAGAGATAGAACAATCTAAGATTGAAGCAGAAAAGCTTGAAGGGTATGAAAAGTTATCCAATGAGTTGCAAGGCGAAATTACTAAATCTGCTGAGTTATCTAAAATAGTATCAGAGTTGCGACAGGGAAATACTGATCTTAGAAATGAAAATCAGAGCCAAGTAAACCGTATCACGGCACTGTATCACCAGCTTGAGCAAGAAAAGGCAAAGAATGAGCCTTTTGAGATACAAATCAAGCAGCTAAAAGTTGAGGTTGAAACAAAAGGCAAGGAAGCCACAA containing:
- a CDS encoding Myosin-like protein associated with the nuclear envelope, translating into MSNSEQQESNPGSIAHSSDPHEDLQLDLPSLSSFLNVDRSLLEGVNELLLAQINVKFNNWESLKAEKLIVDMNFEQFKHESSKSLDHLKKELNASHTKNLETEKLLQEEKESKDKLTTELESAKTNISNQEKVIANLKLQAETALDEKHSVFELLNSKQSQVNTLKAELDQLSSNNSSLRKQYFELENKSQSLTTELSRNKHELFALSQELELTKKNSEWYDSELSNKVQELKRLRLEKRETVSQLQKELDTNRTGFISTKAKYDSLYESYNKTATELDKALTDLKRAKDDYSKKESDFFKEMSIKDNQVRFLEESNENRKQRIDELDSIIATLQSEVDNNSSKINSQLEEKEKLVEAQELQIQQLTETIEDLTNQTEHSHGFLNENAQRVLKQSSSNLSLSQLYTDFQLMKKQLSNERRLKEKMQVQIDHFIEELSKKLPIIESTKEKCSLMENELVEYSILLEKTRFERDDAKRQVAAWNKSIDEYEDRINSLATQSADLKSQVSTLVAQISLKTDGSSPLTTEEKELIKSLNGKTTSFVNGSDTDKIISERLVKFKDINELVNKNAELIQALRELGKKLENQEAHQKANKATFESETLKEVRENNIRLEDELKQTQEKLLLIMKERDMFRDIHKLQGEPTESTQTSSQSEKEVVALTEELDRSRTELVVLKKESKATIEELNKQIRSLWEAKSDINLQLAKANSSVTIAEERLKASYESNRFIKLELDQIKGANESLSQSLNSTEENNKKLFEETLSLRSEVSNINSELRSLRSEKSIWTSFQERIKDENKQLHNEKASLNSLVNNLQLMLSERENSYTDSIKRLSTSLDSAEKELENAKQRIINQSTEISLLVKRRDSDLEILRARIDSLTAELSSTRESLIKETAALARADQTVELLNSQVRVLEEKIKPIHGIASRRLSATSKDLNTIEEYKEALEKLESDLEIAQQSADQFKNVAEAAEAELTRLGSSFDEYKNVYETKLKEYSEENGKLSSSNEDLKQSIEKVKEELQDSKTAWDEERGTLLNKITNLEVDASSVNSFKHDLEAKVELLQTELTQLTEESKLQNDDLNKTKSEIDELNKVNQELTLYKNSTESQITELTNRAETAEKGLKEAEISWENQRNLLLGEIKETKNKIDELNVENRMLLNQLESATDSTGGSQLKKNDILTGDNDNTSQLISFLRDQKDHVSRELQQSQMEVTRLRQQLSIAEEEIEQSKIEAEKLEGYEKLSNELQGEITKSAELSKIVSELRQGNTDLRNENQSQVNRITALYHQLEQEKAKNEPFEIQIKQLKVEVETKGKEATMNQEQLEYWKTRSLNLLNEVGSIGNEEYVKEAESLKEKLAEVEGKHSELSARFNRLKDEAQSKLKRRKEDYEMLRREHEELRKTLADTNAEVSSLTEKLNLSSKTSESLTQELEQLKSKQTSADLNSEKHVDELKKKQEEVERLLAENNKLKETQVQSPETSEEVEALKKELQEAKEAVKKASSQADKDDSTSIDTLKAKLAAEHEADVAARIAAAVEETRKKIRAPVEERIQSVINKRWNDRKKDLENEYQKRIAEASKKSETSGNVEALKKEYETKLEEVKIAAREEGRSAARKEAELRTNLLKRKAEKAEAELRKLKQAQEKVSSQPQPLPIETAVLDTATDSKDSNGTQTPTKRAAELDSPGSDSPGKKTKKE